One window of the Trifolium pratense cultivar HEN17-A07 linkage group LG2, ARS_RC_1.1, whole genome shotgun sequence genome contains the following:
- the LOC123905628 gene encoding receptor-like protein EIX2, producing MTILTLQMSLLFLLLLSLTTFHKTMSTNEHRLVQCNEKDQETLLIFKKGINDSSYDKISTWSTEKDCCAWEGVHCDNITGRVTELDLKQYLLKGEINLSILELEFLTYLDLSLNDFNVINIPTTEHNITHASKLFYLDLSGNLGVDLHMDDLQWITPLSYLKYLNLSGIDLHKETNWLQALATLPSLLELHLIECKLNNFMTNPSIEYLNLSSLLTLDLSFNNFSSQLPKGIFNLTKDLNYLVLWGNKIHGEIPSSLLNLQNLRLLDLSYNQLQGSIPDGIGQLPNIRHLGLYSNMLSGSIPSTIGNLSSLHHLSIGYNNFSGEISEKTFSKLYNLDSLDLRDSKFVFQFDLDWVPPFELQYLSLSDTNQGPTFPSWIYTQKSLQVLDLSSSGIALVDRNKFSSLIETIPDIILSNNSMTEDISNLTLKGNYLALDHNNFTGELPHISPMGVSVDFSFNFFSGSIPHSWKNLKDLQYVNLWSNNLSGEALVHLSNLKKLKILNLGENGFSGTIPIKMSQHLEVVILRGNQFEGDIPLQIFNLSDMFHLDLAHNNLSGSIPKCVYNLTQMINSTRNDPSMAVVELFTKGQEYYVQNIYTSRQTIDLSSNNLSGEVPLELFQLVQLQTLNLSHNNLIGTIPKTIGGMKNIESLDLSNNKLCGEIPQSMALLNFLGYLNLSCNNFNGKIPIGTQLQSFNASSYIENPNLCGAPLKNCSTKEENPKTATSPKNEDDDSIIESLYLGIGVGFAVGFWGICGSLFLIRKWRHAYFRFTNGVGDKLYVTLIVKLNRFHRN from the coding sequence ATGACCATTCTTACTTTGCAAATgtcacttctttttcttctacttttATCTTTAACCACATTTCACAAAACCATGTCTACCAATGAACACAGATTGGTTCAATGCAATGAGAAAGATCAAGAGACTTTGTTAATCTTCAAAAAGGGAATCAATGATAGTTCATATGATAAGATATCAACATGGTCAACCGAAAAAGATTGTTGTGCATGGGAAGGAGTTCATTGTGACAACATTACTGGCAGAGTTACAGAACTTGATCTTAAACAGTATCTTCTGAAAGGTGAGATCAACTTGTCTATCCTAGAACTTGAGTTTCTTACTTACTTAGATTTGAGTTTGAATGATTTTAATGTGATAAATATTCCAACCACTGAACACAACATCACACATGCATCTAAACTTTTCTACCTTGACTTATCCGGCAACTTGGGTGTTGATCTTCACATGGATGATCTTCAATGGATTACTCCACTTTCTTATTTGAAATATCTGAACCTTAGTGGAATTGATCTTCATAAGGAAACCAATTGGCTCCAAGCATTGGCTACACTTCCTTCACTATTAGAATTACACTTGATTGAATGTAAACTGAACAACTTCATGACCAACCCATCTATTGAATATTTGAATCTGTCTTCACTTCTAACTCTTGATCTTTCTTTCAACAACTTCTCCTCTCAATTACCTAAGGGGATTTTTAATCTCACCAAAGATCTCAACTATCTTGTCCTTTGGGGAAACAAAATACATGGTGAGATACCTTCAAGCTTGCTAAACCTTCAAAATTTGAGATTGCTTGATCTCTCTTATAATCAATTACAAGGATCAATTCCAGATGGAATAGGCCAACTACCAAATATTCGACACCTTGGTCTTTACAGTAACATGTTAAGTGGTTCCATTCCTTCAACTATAGGAAACCTCTCATCCTTACATCACTTATCTATTGGCTATAATAATTTCTCAGGTGAAATTTCAGAAAAAACTTTTTCCAAACTCTATAATTTAGATTCTCTAGACTTGAGAGATTCAAAATTTGTATTCCAATTTGATTTGGATTGGGTTCCTCCTTTTGAACTCCAATACCTTTCATTGAGCGATACAAATCAAGGTCCAACCTTTCCATCTTGGATATATACACAGAAGTCACTGCAAGTGCTCGACTTATCGAGCTCGGGAATTGCACTAGTAGATAGAAACAAGTTTTCGAGCCTAATAGAAACAATACCAGATATTATTTTGTCAAACAATTCCATGACCGAAGACATATCAAACCTAACACTAAAGGGCAATTACTTAGCGTTGGATCACAATAATTTCACAGGAGAACTCCCACACATATCACCAATGGGAGTTTCGGTTGATTTTTCTTTCAACTTCTTCTCAGGATCAATTCCACATAGTTGGAAGAACTTGAAAGATTTACAATACGTTAACTTGTGGAGTAATAACTTATCTGGTGAAGCTCTAGTGCATCTCtctaatttgaaaaaattgaagatcTTGAACTTGGGAGAAAATGGATTTTCTGGAACCATACCAATCAAGATGTCACAACACTTAGAAGTGGTCATATTGAGAGGTAACCAATTTGAAGGGGATATTCCACTACAGATATTCAACCTCTCTGATATGTTTCATTTGGACCTTGCACATAACAATCTTTCAGGATCTATACCAAAGTGTGTCTACAACTTAACTCAAATGATTAATTCTACAAGGAACGATCCATCTATGGCTGTAGTTGAGTTGTTTACAAAAGGTCAAGAATATTATGTGCAAAATATTTACACAAGTAGGCAAACAATTGACCTTTCATCTAATAACTTGTCTGGAGAAGTGCCATTGGAATTATTTCAGCTTGTTCAACTTCAAACGTTAAACTTATCTCACAATAACTTGATTGGAACAATACCAAAGACAATTGGAGGCATGAAAAATATAGAATCTCTCGATCTCTCCAATAATAAGCTTTGTGGTGAAATTCCTCAGAGCATGGCTCTCTTAAACTTTTTAggttatttgaatttatcttgCAATAATTTTAATGGAAAAATACCAATAGGAACTCAACTTCAAAGTTTTAATGCATCGAGCTACATTGAAAATCCAAACCTATGTGGAGCTCCTCTTAAAAATTGTTccacaaaagaagaaaatcCCAAAACTGCAACATCTCCcaagaatgaagatgatgactCGATAATAGAATCATTGTATCTAGGGATTGGAGTCGGATTCGCGGTAGGTTTCTGGGGGATATGTGGTTCTTTGTTTCTTATTAGGAAGTGGAGGCATGCATACTTTCGGTTTACTAATGGAGTGGGTGACAAGCTATATGTAACTTTGATTGTAAAGTTAAATAGATTTCACAGAAATTAA